A single Corticium candelabrum chromosome 12, ooCorCand1.1, whole genome shotgun sequence DNA region contains:
- the LOC134187992 gene encoding calcium-binding and coiled-coil domain-containing protein 1-like — protein MSEVVNWRNCGNIQFRTEIRYDPSQPLDCNYSLHPQYVVHVRDYIGLYLVESFDEKKASKNYITFQWADATTSEQDYRTITFSARHLPQASPSPLCFAYISWCDGVLGKSGSFQICHSCGDPVSIVTFTTEQSFLVIDKNESDESSSRKSVNYESVARSSKDEHVVSSFDIQSKDSDIDPSQQVRKAVDHVEEHNVSSTNSQVECSINNVFNNIEDKDEEFQENEMPIVQSDDAVEVNAETVSLTLDSSRKTKENSEDEIEVETREYKEEIKVSGDESKNQSTDESHVSLTRSTDEKVPFKLQLVENIMCDEANRQHDVLKQRVSQLEGEMGANIVQMALAQHSSDHASDQVGNQNQVTTIIQENLQLRGKIESLETRLHTNDKTISIAKEKLRAAKSRIRDLEHALITERLSYENKLRELTNARKSGPAGSSIGHTRPEDNEQTAEEEYCTALQGVAEDRKDVLDRQVTGSQKRVLSALARLGIEDKDDGREVRQEKPQQARQIANNSTASNEVVCPVCGISSSSFFNQSTFASHVNDHFPD, from the coding sequence ATGTCTGAAGTTGTCAATTGGCGCAACTGTGGAAATATACAGTTTCGAACAGAGATTCGTTACGATCCATCCCAACCTCTAGACTGTAATTACAGTCTGCACCCACAGTATGTTGTTCACGTTAGGGATTACATTGGACTCTATTTAGTAGAGTCTTTTGACGAGAAGAAAGCTTCCAAAAATTACATAACTTTTCAATGGGCAGATGCGACGACAAGTGAACAAGATTACCGTACAATAACGTTCTCTGCCCGTCACCTTCCTCAAGCTTCTCCGTCACCACTCTGTTTTGCCTACATATCCTGGTGTGATGGTGTACTGGGGAAAAGTGGCAGTTTCCAGATATGTCATAGTTGTGGAGACCCCGTATCAATTGTTACCTTTACAACAGAGCAATCTTTTCTTGTTATTGACAAAAACGAGAGTGACGAGTCATCTTCACGCAAATCTGTCAACTACGAATCTGTAGCTAGGAGTTCAAAAGACGAGCATGTTGTAAGCTCGTTTGATATCCAAAGTAAGGATAGTGACATAGATCCGTCACAGCAGGTGAGAAAAGCTGTTGATCACGTGGAGGAGCACAACGTGTCTTCCACTAATAGCCAAGTTGAATGCAGTATCAATAATGTTTTCAATAACATTGAAGATAAAGATGAAGAATTTCAAGAGAATGAAATGCCAATTGTGCAGAGTGATGATGCTGTTGAAGTAAATGCTGAGACAGTAAGTCTAACATTAGATTCCAGCAGAAAAACTAAAGAAAATAGTGAAGATGAAATCGAAGTAGAAACAAGGGAGTATAAAGAAGAGATTAAAGTTAGTGGGGATGAAAGTAAAAATCAGAGCACTGATGAGAGTCATGTGTCCCTCACAAGGTCAACTGACGAAAAGGTGCCTTTCAAATTGCAGTTGGTGGAGAACATAATGTGCGAtgaagcaaacagacaacatgacGTTTTAAAGCAACGCGTTAGTCAATTAGAAGGCGAGATGGGTGCAAACATTGTGCAAATGGCACTGGCGCAACATTCATCAGACCATGCAAGTGACCAAGTCGGTAACCAAAATCAAGTAACCACGATAATTCAAGAAAATCTGCAGCTTCGCGGTAAAATCGAGTCTCTGGAGACTCGATTGCATACTAACGATAAAACGATTTCTATTGCAAAAGAAAAGCTGCGCGCAGCGAAGTCGAGAATCCGGGATCTCGAGCACGCTCTCATTACAGAACGTCTCAGCTACGAAAACAAACTAAGAGAATTGACAAACGCGAGAAAATCTGGCCCAGCTGGTTCAAGTATAGGACACACAAGGCCAGAAGACAACGAACAGACGGCAGAAGAGGAATATTGCACAGCATTGCAAGGAGTTGCAGAGGACAGAAAGGATGTGTTGGATAGGCAAGTTACAGGCTCACAAAAACGCGTTCTGTCGGCGCTCGCTCGTCTTGGAATTGAAGATAAAGACGATGGTAGAGAGGTGCGGCAAGAGAAGCCACAACAAGCAAGACAAATTGCAAACAACTCGACTGCAAGTAACGAAGTTGTCTGCCCAGTTTGCGGTATTTCTTCCTCGTCATTCTTCAATCAGTCAACGTTTGCTTCACATGTCAATGATCATTTTCCAGATTAG